The Vicia villosa cultivar HV-30 ecotype Madison, WI linkage group LG1, Vvil1.0, whole genome shotgun sequence genome includes a region encoding these proteins:
- the LOC131644641 gene encoding phosphatidylinositol 4-phosphate 5-kinase 9-like, translating into MSVSVATADSLDRTHSLDIFSNIDHISILTNREAVHSTEVAGFRVGDISLLNGESYSGSLLGNVPEGQGKYVWSDGCAYDGEWRLGMRNGFGKIQWPSGVLYEGEFSGGYIHGTGTYIGPENLTYKGRWRFNLKHGLGYQVYPNGDIFEGSWIQGTPEGPGKYTWANGNVYLGNMKGGTMSGKGTLTWVSGDSFEGSWLNGMMHGLGAYTWSDGGCYVGTWTRGLKDGKGTFYPKGSCLPSAQEIYLNALRKRGLLPDLRKQNQVHIHHTASVNMGDGKAGESQRSSGVSSDKHATRNLLNLDQSRSKNVSLERRWSLEVAIEKVIGHDSQLASTDSVFQNGNKEVNEKIPILEREYMQGVLISEVVLNNSFSSLTRRAKQLKKKIAKEIKRPGEQIIKGHRSYDLMLSLQLGIRYTVGKITPIQRREVRASDFGAKASFWMNFPKEGSQLTPPHQSDDFKWKDYCPMVFRNLRELFKIDAADYMMSICGNDALRELSSPGKSGSVFFLSQDDRFMIKTLRRSEVKVLLRMLPDYHHHVKSHENTLITKFFGLHRIIPSSGQKFRFVVMGNMFCTELRIHRRFDLKGSSLGRSSDKIEIDENTTLKDLDLNYCFYLEPSWRESLLKQIETDSLFLEEQHIMDYSLLLGVHYRAPQQLRPPASYNHSISSDGLARLAEEDPLEDEVYNYPQGLVLVPRGADDGSVVVGSHIRGSRLRASAAGDEEVDLLLPGTARLQIQLGVNMPARAEQIPGKEDSQMFHEAYDVVLYLGIIDILQDYNMTKKIEHAYKSIQFDSLSISAVDPTFYSRRFLDFIQKVFPSNVAG; encoded by the exons ATGTCTGTCTCTGTGGCTACAGCTGATAGTTTGGATCGAACACACTCTCTTGATATTTTTTCTAACATAGACCATATATCTATATTGACAAACCGTGAAGCTGTTCATTCTACTGAAGTCGCTGGTTTTAGAGTTGGGGATATCTCTCTGCTTAATGGTGAGTCGTATTCTGGCTCCCTTCTTGGTAACGTTCCGGAGGGTCAGGGTAAGTATGTGTGGTCGGATGGCTGTGCATATGACGGTGAGTGGAGATTGGGGATGAGAAATGGATTTGGGAAAATACAATGGCCTTCTGGTGTATTGTATGAAGGTGAATTCTCTGGTGGGTATATTCATGGTACAGGAACGTATATTGGTCCGGAAAATCTGACCTACAAAGGTCGATGGCGATTCAATCTTAAACATGGTTTGGGTTATCAAGTTTATCCGAATGGAGATATATTTGAAGGCTCTTGGATCCAAGGAACTCCTGAGGGGCCAGGCAAGTATACCTGGGCTAATGGGAATGTATATTTGGGAAATATGAAAGGTGGGACAATGTCGGGAAAAGGAACTCTTACCTGGGTAAGTGGAGACTCATTTGAAGGAAGCTGGTTAAACGGAATGATGCATGGTCTTGGCGCATATACTTGGAGTGATGGGGGCTGCTACGTCGGGACCTGGACACGGGGTTTAAAAGACGGCAAAGGAACCTTTTATCCGAAAGGAAGCTGTCTTCCATCTGCACAAGAAATATATCTCAATGCATTAAGGAAAAGAGGGTTATTACCCGATTTGAGAAAACAGAACCAGGTGCATATTCATCATACTGCATCAGTTAATATGGGGGATGGCAAAGCCGGTGAGAGCCAGAGATCAAGTGGTGTTTCATCCGATAAGCATGCCACAAGAAACCTATTAAATCTGGACCAATCTCGCAGCAAAAATGTTTCTCTCGAAAGACGGTGGAGTCTAGAGGTAGCTATTGAGAAAGTTATTGGCCATGATTCACAATTAGCTTCAACAGATTCAGTCTTCCAAAATGGAAATAAAGAGGTTAATGAAAAGATACCAATTTTGGAACGTGAGTATATGCAAGGGGTGTTAATAAGTGAGGTAGTTTTAAATAATAGTTTTTCATCGCTAACTAGAAGAGCAAAGCAGCTTAAGAAAAAAATTGCCAAAGAGATCAAAAGACCCGGGGAACAAATTATTAAAGGCCACAGGAGTTATGATCTGATGCTTAGTTTGCAGCTTGGGATAAG GTATACTGTGGGAAAGATTACCCCAATACAAAGACGAGAAGTTCGGGCATCCGATTTTGGTGCCAAAGCAAGCTTTTGGATGAATTTTCCTAAAGAAGGTTCTCAATTGACACCTCCTCATCAGTCGGATGATTTTAAATGGAAAGATTACTGCCCTATGGTGTTCAG AAATTTGAGAGAATTGTTCAAGATTGATGCTGCAGACTATATGATGTCTATTTGTGGAAATGATGCTTTGAGAGAACTATCTTCTCCAGGGAAAAGTGGTAGTGTCTTTTTCTTGTCTCAGGATGATCGTTTCATGATCAAGACACTGAGAAGATCAGAAGTAAAG GTTCTTCTAAGAATGCTTCCAGATTATCATCATCATGTGAAGTCACATGAGAATACACTCATTACCAAATTTTTTGGTCTCCACAGGATTATACCTTCAAGTGGTCAAAAG TTTCGCTTTGTTGTAATGGGAAATATGTTCTGCACAGAACTGAGGATCCATAGGAGATTCGATTTAAAAGGTTCGTCTCTTGGACGTTCTTCCGACAAGATAGAAATTGATGAGAATACCACTCTTAAAGATTTGGATTTGAACTACTGCTTTTATTTGGAACCGTCTTGGCGAGAATCTTTATTAAA GCAGATTGAGACGGACAGCTTGTTCTTAGAGGAACAACACATAATGGATTATAGCCTTCTTCTAGGTGTTCATTATCGAGCTCCCCAGCAGCTCCGTCCTCCTGCGTCCTACAACCATAGTATAAGTTCAGACGGTTTGGCAAGGCTGGCAGAGGAAG ACCCTCTAGAGGATGAAGTATATAACTATCCACAAGGTCTTGTTCTGGTCCCTCGGGGAGCAGACGATGGTAGTGTTGTTGTCGGGTCACACATTAGGGGTAGCCGATTGCGAGCATCAGCTGCTGGTGATGAGGAGGTGGATCTACTTCTACCCGGTACTGCAAG ACTTCAAATCCAGCTAGGTGTGAACATGCCAGCAAGGGCAGAACAGATTCCAGGAAAAGAGGATTCGCAAATGTTCCATGAAGCTTACGATGTTGTACTTTACCTCGGTATCATCGATATATTGCAAGATTACAACATGACAAAGAAGATTGAACATGCTTATAAATCTATTCAGTTTGATTCATTATCTATCTCCGCCGTGGATCCTACATTCTACTCGCGTCGCTTCCTGGATTTTATCCAGAAAGTGTTTCCATCAAATGTGGCAGGATGA